The Streptomyces sp. NBC_01268 genome window below encodes:
- a CDS encoding MetQ/NlpA family ABC transporter substrate-binding protein, which yields MRNNIKLTAGIAATAALALGLTACGTSSDPSSSKDAAGSADKALVVAASPTPHADILKFVKDNLAEKAGLKLEVREFTDYVLPNTATETGQVDANFFQHKPYLDDFNKKNNTHIVPVVNVHLEPLGLYSKSVKSLKDIKAGQTIAVPNDTTNEGRALHLLADNGLITLKAGVGTDAKLSDISDKKGLEFKELEAATVPRALNDVDAAVINGNYAIEAKLEPAKDALALEKAEGNPYANFLAVKQGNEKDARVEKLAKLLNSPEVKKYIEDTYKGSVIPAFGAAK from the coding sequence GTGCGCAACAACATCAAGCTCACCGCGGGCATCGCCGCCACCGCCGCTCTCGCTCTGGGCCTCACCGCCTGCGGCACCTCCTCCGACCCGTCCTCCTCCAAGGACGCCGCCGGATCCGCCGACAAGGCGCTCGTCGTCGCCGCGTCCCCGACGCCGCACGCCGACATCCTCAAGTTCGTCAAGGACAACCTGGCCGAGAAGGCGGGCCTGAAGCTGGAGGTGCGGGAGTTCACGGACTACGTCCTGCCGAACACCGCCACCGAGACCGGCCAGGTCGACGCCAACTTCTTCCAGCACAAGCCGTACCTCGACGACTTCAACAAGAAGAACAACACCCACATCGTCCCGGTGGTGAACGTCCACCTGGAGCCGCTCGGCCTCTACTCCAAGAGCGTCAAGTCGCTGAAGGACATCAAGGCCGGCCAGACGATCGCCGTCCCCAACGACACCACCAACGAGGGCCGCGCCCTCCACCTGCTCGCCGACAACGGGCTCATCACCCTGAAGGCGGGCGTCGGCACCGACGCCAAGCTGTCCGACATCAGCGACAAGAAGGGCCTGGAGTTCAAGGAGCTGGAGGCCGCCACCGTGCCCCGCGCCCTGAACGACGTCGACGCCGCCGTCATCAACGGCAACTACGCCATCGAGGCCAAGCTGGAGCCGGCCAAGGACGCCCTCGCGCTGGAGAAGGCGGAGGGCAACCCCTACGCCAACTTCCTCGCCGTCAAGCAGGGCAACGAGAAGGACGCCCGCGTGGAGAAGCTGGCCAAGCTGCTCAACTCGCCCGAGGTGAAGAAGTACATCGAGGACACCTACAAGGGCTCGGTCATCCCCGCCTTCGGCGCGGCGAAGTAA
- a CDS encoding GNAT family N-acetyltransferase has product MTTTFPSISISTDRLVLRALEPADVPALAEMMNDELVAAWTSVPQPFTEDAARRWIEEYAPTERAAGRGLDLAVTEFLTQRLVGVVQLAKTNWRVRSTELSYIVAPWARGEGYASEAALATAQWLFGDQRFERIELRTAADNTASQQVAQKIGCISEGVLRNACIARTRAEDGAWEDLRTDYIVYSLLPEDLDSADQLAEAGYSGYADWS; this is encoded by the coding sequence ATGACTACGACCTTCCCGTCCATCTCCATCAGCACGGACCGCCTGGTGCTGCGCGCGCTCGAACCGGCCGACGTGCCCGCGCTCGCCGAGATGATGAACGACGAGCTGGTCGCCGCCTGGACCTCGGTCCCGCAGCCCTTCACGGAGGACGCCGCCCGGCGCTGGATCGAGGAGTACGCCCCCACCGAGCGCGCCGCGGGCCGCGGCCTCGACCTCGCCGTCACCGAGTTCCTCACCCAGCGCCTGGTCGGCGTCGTCCAGCTGGCCAAGACCAACTGGCGGGTGCGCTCCACCGAACTGTCGTACATCGTCGCCCCCTGGGCGCGCGGCGAGGGATACGCCTCCGAGGCGGCGCTCGCCACCGCCCAGTGGCTCTTCGGCGACCAGCGGTTCGAGCGCATCGAGCTGCGCACCGCCGCCGACAACACCGCCTCCCAGCAGGTCGCCCAGAAGATCGGCTGCATCAGCGAGGGCGTCCTGCGCAACGCGTGCATAGCGCGCACCCGCGCCGAGGACGGCGCATGGGAGGACCTGCGCACCGACTACATCGTGTACAGCCTCCTCCCCGAGGACCTGGACAGCGCCGACCAGCTCGCCGAGGCCGGCTACTCCGGCTACGCCGACTGGAGCTGA
- a CDS encoding methionine ABC transporter permease, protein MTWSEMQPLLEQGTVDTLYMVLWATVVTILGGLPLGILLVLTDKGGLLQNRPVNKVVGAIVNVGRSLPFIILLIALIPFTTFVVGTFIGPTAMIVPLAIGAIPFFARLVETAIREVDHGLVEAVQAMGGGIPTIVRKVLLPQALPSLVSAVTTTVIVLIGYSAMAGAVGGEGLGSKAVTYGYQRFDTTFMLVTVVVLVAIVTVVQLIGDGAVRLLARRGRTA, encoded by the coding sequence GTGACCTGGTCCGAAATGCAGCCGCTCCTCGAACAGGGCACCGTCGACACCCTCTACATGGTCCTGTGGGCCACCGTCGTCACCATCCTCGGCGGCCTCCCGCTCGGCATCCTCCTCGTCCTCACCGACAAGGGCGGACTGCTGCAGAACCGGCCGGTGAACAAGGTCGTCGGCGCGATCGTGAACGTGGGCCGCTCGCTGCCGTTCATCATCCTGCTGATCGCCCTGATCCCCTTCACCACCTTCGTCGTCGGCACCTTCATCGGCCCGACCGCGATGATCGTGCCGCTCGCCATCGGCGCCATCCCCTTCTTCGCCCGGCTCGTCGAGACCGCGATCCGCGAGGTCGACCACGGACTCGTCGAGGCCGTCCAGGCCATGGGCGGCGGCATCCCCACCATCGTCCGCAAGGTCCTGCTCCCGCAGGCCCTGCCCTCGCTGGTCTCCGCCGTCACCACCACCGTGATCGTGCTCATCGGCTACTCCGCGATGGCCGGCGCGGTCGGCGGCGAAGGCCTCGGCTCCAAGGCCGTCACGTACGGATACCAGCGCTTCGACACCACCTTCATGCTGGTCACCGTCGTCGTCCTGGTCGCGATCGTCACCGTCGTCCAGCTCATCGGCGACGGCGCCGTCCGCCTCCTCGCCCGCCGCGGCCGCACCGCGTAA
- a CDS encoding methionine ABC transporter ATP-binding protein, which translates to MITTSGLTKVYESRGRQVTALDGVDLHVREGEVFGVIGQSGAGKSSLIRCVNLLERPTSGTVTVDGVDLTALAGKGRRAGKDLRRARSSIGMVFQHFNLLSSRTVKDNIELPLEILGVSGAERSRRALELLDLVGLADKAKSYPGQLSGGQKQRVGIARALAGEPKVLLSDEATSALDPETTRSILQLLRDLNRQLGLTVLLITHEMDVVKTICDSAALMQRGRIVETGTVGELLATPGSQLAAELFPVSGAATAPDRTVVDVTFHGETATQPVISQLSRTYNIDISILGAAMDTVGGRQIGRMRIELPGRYEDNVVPVGFLREQGLQVEPVEPEESADPAEPQDRPVPAQAPALVKEGAK; encoded by the coding sequence GTGATCACCACTTCGGGCCTGACCAAGGTCTACGAGTCGAGAGGCCGCCAGGTCACCGCCCTGGACGGCGTCGACCTCCACGTCCGCGAGGGCGAGGTCTTCGGCGTGATCGGCCAGAGCGGCGCCGGCAAGTCCTCCCTCATCCGCTGCGTCAACCTTCTGGAGCGCCCCACCTCGGGCACCGTGACCGTGGACGGCGTCGACCTCACCGCGCTCGCCGGCAAGGGCCGCCGCGCCGGCAAGGACCTGCGCCGCGCCCGCAGCAGCATCGGCATGGTCTTCCAGCACTTCAACCTGCTGTCCTCGCGCACCGTCAAGGACAACATCGAGCTCCCGCTGGAGATCCTCGGCGTCTCCGGCGCCGAGCGCTCCCGGCGCGCCCTCGAACTCCTCGACCTGGTCGGCCTCGCCGACAAGGCGAAGTCCTACCCGGGCCAGCTCTCCGGCGGCCAGAAGCAGCGCGTCGGCATCGCCCGCGCCCTGGCCGGCGAGCCGAAGGTCCTCCTCTCCGACGAGGCCACCAGCGCCCTCGACCCGGAGACCACCCGCTCCATCCTCCAGCTGCTGCGCGACCTCAACCGGCAGCTCGGCCTCACCGTCCTGCTCATCACGCACGAGATGGACGTCGTCAAGACGATCTGCGACTCGGCCGCGCTGATGCAGCGGGGCCGGATCGTCGAGACCGGCACCGTCGGCGAACTGCTCGCGACCCCCGGCTCCCAGCTGGCCGCCGAGCTCTTCCCGGTCAGCGGCGCCGCCACGGCCCCCGACCGCACGGTCGTGGACGTCACCTTCCACGGCGAGACCGCCACCCAGCCGGTGATCTCGCAGCTCTCCCGGACGTACAACATCGACATCTCGATCCTCGGCGCGGCGATGGACACCGTCGGCGGCCGGCAGATCGGCCGCATGCGGATCGAACTGCCCGGACGCTACGAGGACAACGTCGTCCCGGTCGGCTTCCTGCGCGAGCAGGGCCTCCAGGTGGAGCCCGTCGAGCCCGAAGAGAGCGCAGACCCCGCAGAACCGCAGGACCGGCCGGTGCCCGCCCAGGCGCCCGCGCTGGTGAAGGAAGGTGCCAAGTGA
- a CDS encoding glycerophosphodiester phosphodiesterase, with translation MTQGESSRTPARRAVLGAAGAAVLGGSAVLGAGTAQAVQSAVAADAEADRGRGHGGDGRGYRSLPVPTVIGHRGASGYRPEHTLGSYQLALDLGAHVIEQDLVPTKDGHLVCRHENDITGTTDVADHPEFASRKTTKSIDGVSLTGWFTEDFTLAELKTLRAKERIPATRQENTLYDGRWAVPTFEEVLRWAEREGRRRGREVWLHVETKHPTYFRSLGLGLEERLAKLLRRYGRHRANSPVFLQSFEPGSIQRLARLVDCPRVVLLSAAGTRPWDFVESGDPRTVSDLVKPEGLRWIASYAQGIGPTLDLILPRDASGRLGAETTLVRDAHAAGLILHPYTQRNENTFLPAEYRRGTDPAAYGDAFGALKRFFATGIDGLFSDNADTALLAAAEFTAGR, from the coding sequence ATGACACAGGGTGAGAGCAGCAGGACCCCGGCGCGGCGCGCCGTCCTCGGCGCGGCGGGCGCGGCCGTCCTGGGCGGCTCGGCCGTCCTCGGTGCGGGCACCGCGCAGGCGGTCCAGTCGGCCGTCGCCGCGGACGCCGAGGCGGACCGCGGCCGCGGGCACGGGGGCGACGGCCGCGGCTACCGCTCCCTGCCCGTCCCCACCGTCATCGGGCACCGCGGCGCCAGCGGCTACCGTCCCGAGCACACCCTCGGCTCCTACCAGCTCGCCCTGGACCTGGGCGCCCACGTCATCGAGCAGGACCTCGTCCCCACCAAGGACGGGCACCTGGTGTGCCGCCACGAGAACGACATCACCGGCACCACCGACGTCGCCGACCACCCCGAGTTCGCCTCGCGGAAGACCACCAAGAGCATCGACGGGGTGTCCCTCACCGGCTGGTTCACCGAGGACTTCACCCTCGCCGAGCTCAAGACCCTGCGCGCCAAGGAGCGGATTCCCGCCACCCGCCAGGAGAACACCCTCTACGACGGGCGCTGGGCCGTGCCCACCTTCGAGGAGGTGCTGCGCTGGGCCGAGCGCGAGGGCCGCCGCCGCGGCCGCGAGGTGTGGCTGCACGTCGAGACCAAGCACCCCACCTACTTCCGCTCGCTCGGCCTCGGCCTGGAGGAGCGCCTCGCCAAGCTGCTGCGCCGCTACGGCCGCCACCGCGCGAACTCGCCCGTCTTCCTCCAGTCCTTCGAGCCCGGCAGCATCCAGCGCCTCGCCCGGCTCGTGGACTGCCCGCGCGTGGTCCTGCTCTCGGCCGCCGGCACCCGCCCCTGGGACTTCGTCGAGTCCGGCGACCCGCGCACCGTCTCCGACCTGGTCAAGCCCGAGGGCCTGCGCTGGATCGCCTCGTACGCGCAGGGCATCGGGCCGACGCTCGACCTGATCCTGCCGCGCGACGCGAGCGGCCGCCTCGGCGCCGAGACCACCCTGGTCCGCGACGCCCACGCGGCGGGCCTGATCCTCCACCCGTACACCCAGCGCAACGAGAACACCTTCCTGCCGGCCGAGTACCGGCGCGGCACCGACCCGGCGGCCTACGGCGACGCGTTCGGCGCGCTGAAGCGGTTCTTCGCGACCGGCATCGACGGCCTCTTCTCCGACAACGCCGACACGGCACTGCTCGCGGCCGCGGAGTTCACGGCGGGGCGCTGA
- the cbiE gene encoding precorrin-6y C5,15-methyltransferase (decarboxylating) subunit CbiE: MADRVTVIGWDGSPLTAAARSALAAATLVAGAAHHLALPEVPPSAERVRLGSVDLAARRIAGHRGTAVVLADGDPGFFGVVRTLRAPEHGLEVEVVPAVSSVAAAFARAGMPWDDARIVVAHQRTLRRAVNVCRAHPKVAVLTSPGAGPAELALLLDGVHRTFVICEELGTTREQVSVLTSDKAADHVWRDPNVVIVIGGTPTPAPGRTGAWLMGDDTPAERGWALPTAETGGRAGQDPDLRAAHLARLGPRVGDLVWDIGCADGAFAVDAARSGAAVIAVDADPEACARTEAAARRAGVLLQAVPGRAPHVLERLPEPDVVRIGGGGVPVVTACTDRRPERIVAHATTRDEAEAIGAALADGGYTVECRLLQTVGLDPADWSERERTVAFLLSGVRARRSP, translated from the coding sequence ATGGCCGACCGGGTCACGGTGATCGGCTGGGACGGTTCGCCCCTCACCGCGGCGGCCCGGTCCGCCCTGGCCGCCGCCACCCTCGTCGCCGGCGCCGCGCACCACCTCGCCCTCCCCGAAGTGCCTCCCTCCGCCGAACGCGTCCGCCTCGGCAGCGTCGACCTCGCCGCCCGCAGGATCGCCGGCCACCGCGGCACCGCCGTCGTGCTCGCCGACGGCGACCCCGGCTTCTTCGGCGTCGTCCGCACCCTGCGCGCCCCCGAGCACGGCCTGGAGGTCGAGGTGGTCCCCGCCGTCTCCTCCGTCGCCGCCGCCTTCGCCCGCGCCGGAATGCCCTGGGACGACGCCCGGATCGTCGTCGCCCACCAGCGCACCCTGCGCCGCGCCGTCAACGTCTGCCGCGCCCACCCCAAGGTCGCCGTCCTCACCTCGCCCGGCGCGGGCCCCGCCGAGCTCGCCCTCCTCCTCGACGGCGTCCACCGCACCTTCGTCATCTGCGAGGAGCTCGGCACCACACGCGAACAGGTCAGCGTCCTCACCTCCGACAAGGCCGCCGACCACGTCTGGCGCGACCCCAACGTCGTCATCGTCATCGGCGGCACCCCCACCCCCGCCCCGGGCCGCACCGGCGCCTGGCTCATGGGCGACGACACCCCCGCCGAACGGGGCTGGGCGCTGCCCACCGCGGAGACCGGCGGCCGCGCCGGCCAGGACCCCGACCTGCGCGCCGCGCACCTCGCCCGCCTCGGCCCCCGCGTCGGCGACCTCGTCTGGGACATCGGCTGCGCCGACGGCGCCTTCGCCGTCGACGCCGCCCGCTCCGGCGCCGCCGTCATCGCCGTCGACGCCGACCCGGAGGCCTGCGCCCGCACCGAGGCAGCCGCCCGCCGCGCGGGCGTCCTGCTCCAGGCCGTCCCCGGCCGCGCCCCGCACGTACTGGAACGCCTGCCCGAACCCGACGTCGTACGCATCGGGGGCGGGGGAGTCCCCGTCGTCACCGCCTGCACCGACCGCCGTCCGGAACGGATCGTCGCGCACGCCACGACCCGTGACGAGGCCGAGGCGATCGGCGCCGCCCTGGCCGACGGCGGCTACACCGTGGAGTGCCGTCTGCTGCAGACCGTGGGCCTCGACCCGGCCGACTGGAGCGAACGCGAACGGACCGTCGCGTTCCTTCTCAGCGGCGTCCGGGCCCGGCGCTCCCCGTGA
- a CDS encoding lysophospholipid acyltransferase family protein gives MSRLALMKAALGPVLRLMFRPRVEGAENIPGTGPVILAGNHLTFIDSMIMPICLDRQVFFIGKDEYVKGKGVKGRLMAWFFTSVGMIPVDRDGGRGGVAALMTGRRVLEEGKIFSIYPEGTRSPDGRLYRGRTGIARLTLMTGAPVVPFAMIGTDKLQPGGAGFPRPGRVTVRFGEPMEFSRYDGMDRDRYVLRAVTDSVMAEVMRLSGQEYVDMYATKAKAA, from the coding sequence TTGTCCCGTCTCGCGCTCATGAAGGCAGCTCTTGGGCCGGTCCTGCGCCTCATGTTCCGCCCCCGCGTCGAGGGCGCGGAGAACATCCCGGGTACGGGTCCGGTCATCCTCGCGGGCAACCACCTCACCTTCATCGACTCGATGATCATGCCGATCTGCCTGGACCGTCAGGTCTTCTTCATCGGCAAGGACGAGTACGTGAAGGGCAAGGGCGTCAAGGGCCGCCTGATGGCCTGGTTCTTCACCAGCGTCGGCATGATCCCGGTGGACCGCGACGGTGGCCGCGGCGGCGTGGCGGCGCTGATGACGGGCCGCCGGGTGCTGGAGGAGGGCAAGATCTTCTCCATCTACCCCGAGGGCACCCGCTCCCCCGACGGGCGCCTGTACCGCGGCCGTACCGGCATCGCGCGGCTGACCCTGATGACCGGGGCCCCGGTGGTCCCGTTCGCGATGATCGGCACGGACAAGCTGCAGCCCGGCGGCGCGGGCTTCCCGCGGCCGGGCCGGGTGACGGTCCGCTTCGGCGAGCCGATGGAGTTCTCCCGCTACGACGGCATGGACCGCGACCGGTACGTCCTGCGGGCGGTGACGGACTCGGTGATGGCGGAGGTCATGCGGCTCTCCGGTCAGGAGTACGTGGACATGTACGCCACCAAGGCGAAGGCCGCGTAA
- a CDS encoding sigma-70 family RNA polymerase sigma factor, with the protein MTSPEALLATLTPLLAAESRAEAPAAGVEAGDLEQAVWLRLLERLQEDGEPEHPADWLRRAVRAEARRARRASARERPYREEPAHPSHGSPESTVLVSERGRTVRAAVRRTPGHCPRLLTAMLHPADPTYREIAGALGISQGSLGPMRSRCLGCLRRMLAAEVPLPGVRGRVP; encoded by the coding sequence ATGACCTCCCCCGAAGCGCTGCTCGCCACCCTCACGCCCCTGCTCGCCGCCGAGTCCCGTGCGGAGGCCCCGGCCGCCGGGGTCGAGGCGGGGGACCTCGAACAGGCCGTCTGGCTGCGCCTCCTGGAACGGCTCCAGGAGGACGGCGAGCCCGAGCACCCTGCCGACTGGCTGCGCCGCGCCGTCCGTGCCGAGGCGCGCCGCGCCCGCCGGGCCTCGGCGCGCGAGCGGCCCTACCGGGAGGAGCCGGCCCACCCGTCCCACGGGTCGCCCGAGAGCACCGTGCTGGTCTCCGAACGCGGCCGCACCGTGCGCGCCGCCGTCCGCCGCACCCCCGGTCACTGCCCCCGGCTGCTGACCGCGATGCTCCACCCCGCGGACCCCACCTACCGCGAAATCGCAGGAGCGTTGGGTATCTCACAGGGAAGTCTGGGCCCGATGCGTTCCCGTTGCCTGGGATGCCTGCGCAGAATGCTGGCTGCGGAGGTTCCCCTCCCCGGCGTACGGGGAAGGGTGCCGTAG
- a CDS encoding GNAT family N-acetyltransferase: protein MGMSVTISAADAQDAEHILKLQYLCYQREAEIYQDWSIEPLTQSLDALRAELTEGQAFVARLGDEIVASVRGRLDEDGTVRIAKLIVHPRLQRHGLGGRLLDAIEGHYAEEPAPAAKRFQLFTGHRSEGNLRLYRSKGYAQVSTREVGPRLTLVTLEKAA from the coding sequence ATGGGCATGAGCGTGACCATCTCAGCGGCAGACGCGCAGGACGCGGAGCACATCCTCAAGCTGCAGTACCTCTGCTATCAGCGCGAGGCCGAGATCTACCAGGACTGGTCGATCGAGCCGCTGACCCAGTCGCTCGACGCCCTGCGTGCCGAACTGACCGAGGGCCAGGCCTTCGTGGCCCGCCTCGGCGACGAGATCGTCGCCTCCGTGCGCGGCCGGCTCGACGAGGACGGCACCGTGCGGATCGCCAAGCTGATCGTCCACCCGCGGCTGCAGCGCCACGGCCTCGGCGGGCGCCTCCTGGACGCCATCGAGGGCCACTACGCCGAGGAGCCGGCGCCCGCCGCCAAGCGCTTCCAGCTCTTCACCGGCCACCGCAGCGAGGGAAACCTGCGCCTGTACCGCAGCAAGGGCTACGCACAGGTCTCCACGCGCGAGGTGGGCCCGAGGCTGACGCTCGTCACGCTGGAGAAGGCGGCCTGA
- the cobT gene encoding nicotinate-nucleotide--dimethylbenzimidazole phosphoribosyltransferase — protein MTDTGQIPGEGLPENAGMVEQPGIPAPGAYTFLDPSEHAAEDDDLLLMPGAQGAWSEHQPGVPPAPPVAVPAPPVDPLTAPLDQVTATPPQGVPLPPHTPAHGVPLEPEYGYEPGVLDTGAHEAAGRDTGSVDLGGVRVPPPGAATTPPPARRPLHMGPPLPEGTGPAVRSLADRGPAAPAPQPAPVQVAAMAPAPMPVHTPGPPTAGLEYLDGAQDQQTAPQGAVPWTVQPEAAPAETVVPPVARFVPVEGSVPTAPHLAPTPLAEPEPTPEELPLAEAPAAEAPVDQPAPEQPLIEQPAPEQPAAEQPVPVEVPVAEAPVVEELVVETPAAEQPLAQEPVVQEPVAVQPVAEQPVAEQPVPEQPVPVQPVAEQPVATPPVAVVPAPREPEPQAVEVAEATELAAEAPVVEPVAEQPVEAAPVEAAPVEVTAEDIPVVTDEVPVVAEEIPVAVEEPAEAAPQPEAAPQPAADEPQAQAPEARPTAEQESPAEPQAPGSAEAPEAVQESQEAQGTPAPEEALETPEALEALEDATVPPTAPAPGYDEAEREAVLRVMRERRDIRNGFRSDPIPHEVLLRVLEAAHTAPSVGHSQPWDFVVIRSAETRRTMHELAAHQREAYAKSLPKGRAKQFKELKIEAILDTPVNIVVTADPTRGGRHTLGRYTQPQMAPYSSALAVENLWLAARAEGLGVGWVSFFDEREMVRALGLPEHLEVVAYLCVGYVDEFPEEPELMQAGWSKRRPLSWVVHEETYGRRALPGEEPHDLLQETVANIRPLDAKALGEAWERQKRMTKPAGALGMLEIISAQLSGLSRTCPPPIPEPAAVAIFAGDHGVHAQGVTAWPQEVTGQMVANFLGGGAVCNAFANQVGAEVCVIDVGVASELPSTPGLLPRKVRPGTADFTIGQAMTHDEVIAAIEVGIETARDLVAAGNKALLTGEMGIANTTASAALISVYTGVDPTEVTGRGTGINDEMHARKVDVVRRALDLHEPDPADPIGVLAAVGGLEHAALVGLILGAASLRTPVILDGVSTGAAALVARAIAPESLAACIAGHRSAEPGHVAALNKLGLRPLVDLDLRLGEGTGALLALPLVQSAARAMHEVATFDSAGVTEK, from the coding sequence ATGACGGACACCGGCCAGATCCCGGGCGAGGGGCTGCCGGAGAACGCAGGCATGGTCGAGCAGCCGGGCATCCCCGCTCCGGGCGCGTACACCTTCCTGGACCCCTCCGAGCACGCAGCCGAGGACGACGACCTGCTTCTGATGCCGGGCGCCCAGGGTGCCTGGAGCGAGCACCAGCCGGGCGTCCCGCCCGCACCGCCCGTCGCCGTGCCCGCCCCGCCCGTCGACCCGCTGACGGCCCCGCTGGACCAGGTGACCGCCACCCCGCCGCAGGGCGTGCCGCTGCCCCCGCACACCCCGGCCCACGGCGTCCCGCTGGAGCCCGAGTACGGGTACGAGCCGGGCGTCCTCGACACCGGCGCCCACGAGGCCGCCGGCCGCGACACCGGCTCCGTCGACCTCGGCGGCGTCCGGGTGCCCCCGCCGGGCGCCGCGACGACCCCGCCGCCGGCCCGCCGCCCCCTGCACATGGGCCCGCCGCTCCCCGAGGGCACCGGTCCCGCGGTCCGCTCCCTCGCCGACCGCGGCCCCGCCGCCCCGGCCCCGCAGCCCGCGCCCGTCCAGGTCGCCGCGATGGCCCCCGCCCCGATGCCGGTCCACACCCCGGGCCCGCCGACGGCCGGCCTGGAGTACCTGGACGGGGCGCAGGACCAGCAGACCGCCCCGCAGGGCGCCGTGCCGTGGACCGTGCAGCCCGAGGCCGCCCCCGCAGAAACGGTCGTCCCTCCGGTCGCCCGGTTCGTCCCGGTCGAGGGCTCGGTCCCGACCGCTCCGCACCTGGCCCCGACCCCCCTGGCCGAGCCGGAGCCGACCCCCGAGGAGCTCCCGCTCGCCGAGGCCCCGGCGGCCGAGGCCCCGGTGGACCAGCCGGCCCCGGAGCAGCCCCTGATCGAGCAGCCCGCACCGGAGCAGCCGGCCGCCGAGCAGCCGGTGCCCGTCGAGGTGCCGGTGGCCGAGGCGCCGGTCGTCGAGGAGCTCGTGGTCGAGACGCCCGCCGCCGAGCAGCCGCTCGCGCAGGAGCCCGTCGTCCAGGAGCCCGTCGCCGTGCAGCCGGTGGCCGAGCAGCCGGTGGCCGAGCAGCCCGTTCCCGAGCAGCCCGTTCCCGTGCAGCCGGTGGCCGAGCAGCCCGTGGCGACCCCGCCGGTGGCCGTGGTCCCCGCCCCGCGTGAGCCCGAGCCGCAGGCCGTGGAGGTCGCGGAAGCCACCGAGCTCGCGGCCGAGGCGCCCGTGGTGGAGCCCGTCGCCGAGCAGCCCGTGGAAGCGGCGCCGGTGGAGGCCGCCCCCGTAGAGGTCACGGCCGAGGACATCCCGGTCGTGACCGACGAGGTCCCCGTCGTGGCCGAGGAGATCCCGGTCGCGGTCGAGGAGCCCGCCGAGGCGGCCCCGCAGCCCGAGGCGGCCCCGCAGCCCGCGGCGGACGAGCCCCAGGCCCAGGCGCCCGAGGCCCGGCCGACCGCCGAGCAGGAGAGCCCGGCCGAACCGCAGGCGCCCGGCTCGGCGGAGGCGCCGGAAGCGGTCCAGGAGTCGCAGGAGGCCCAGGGGACCCCGGCGCCCGAGGAGGCCCTGGAGACGCCGGAGGCCCTGGAGGCCCTGGAGGACGCCACCGTCCCCCCGACCGCCCCCGCCCCCGGCTATGACGAGGCGGAGCGCGAAGCGGTCCTCCGCGTCATGCGCGAGCGCCGCGACATCCGCAACGGCTTCCGCTCGGACCCGATCCCGCACGAGGTACTGCTCCGCGTCCTGGAGGCGGCCCACACGGCGCCCAGCGTCGGTCACTCGCAGCCCTGGGACTTCGTCGTCATCCGCAGCGCCGAGACGCGCCGCACGATGCACGAGCTCGCCGCGCACCAGCGCGAGGCGTACGCGAAGTCGCTCCCCAAGGGCCGGGCGAAGCAGTTCAAGGAACTGAAGATCGAGGCCATCCTCGACACCCCGGTCAACATCGTCGTGACCGCCGACCCGACGCGCGGCGGCCGCCACACCCTCGGCCGCTACACGCAGCCGCAGATGGCCCCGTACTCCTCGGCCCTCGCCGTGGAGAACCTCTGGCTCGCCGCCCGTGCCGAGGGCCTCGGCGTCGGCTGGGTCAGCTTCTTCGACGAGCGCGAGATGGTCCGCGCCCTCGGCCTGCCCGAGCACCTCGAAGTGGTCGCGTACCTCTGCGTCGGCTACGTCGACGAGTTCCCGGAGGAGCCGGAGCTGATGCAGGCGGGCTGGTCCAAGCGCCGCCCCCTGTCCTGGGTCGTCCACGAGGAGACGTACGGCCGCCGCGCGCTGCCCGGCGAGGAGCCGCACGACCTGCTCCAGGAGACCGTGGCCAACATCCGCCCGCTGGACGCCAAGGCGCTCGGCGAGGCGTGGGAGCGCCAGAAGCGCATGACCAAGCCCGCCGGGGCCCTGGGCATGCTGGAGATCATCTCCGCGCAGCTCTCCGGCCTGTCCCGCACCTGCCCGCCGCCGATCCCGGAGCCGGCCGCCGTGGCGATCTTCGCCGGTGACCACGGGGTGCACGCGCAGGGTGTCACGGCGTGGCCCCAGGAGGTGACCGGCCAGATGGTCGCGAACTTCCTCGGTGGCGGCGCGGTGTGCAACGCCTTCGCGAACCAGGTGGGCGCCGAGGTCTGCGTGATCGACGTGGGCGTGGCGAGCGAGCTCCCGTCCACGCCGGGCCTCCTTCCCCGCAAGGTCCGCCCGGGCACGGCCGACTTCACCATCGGCCAGGCCATGACCCACGACGAGGTCATCGCCGCGATCGAGGTCGGCATCGAGACGGCCCGCGACCTCGTCGCCGCGGGCAACAAGGCCCTGCTGACCGGCGAGATGGGCATCGCGAACACCACCGCGTCCGCTGCCCTCATCTCGGTGTACACCGGCGTCGACCCGACCGAGGTCACCGGCCGCGGCACGGGCATCAACGACGAGATGCACGCCCGCAAGGTGGACGTGGTCCGCCGCGCCCTCGACCTCCACGAGCCGGACCCCGCGGACCCGATCGGCGTCCTGGCGGCGGTCGGCGGCCTGGAGCACGCGGCGCTGGTCGGCCTGATCCTCGGCGCGGCCTCGCTGCGCACCCCGGTGATCCTGGACGGCGTCTCGACCGGAGCCGCGGCCCTGGTGGCCCGGGCCATCGCGCCCGAGTCCCTGGCGGCGTGCATCGCGGGCCACCGCAGCGCCGAGCCGGGCCACGTGGCGGCCCTGAACAAGCTGGGCCTGCGCCCGCTGGTCGACCTCGACCTGCGTCTGGGCGAGGGCACGGGCGCGCTCCTGGCCCTCCCGCTGGTCCAGAGCGCCGCCCGCGCGATGCACGAGGTGGCGACGTTCGACTCCGCGGGCGTGACGGAGAAGTAG